TCCACAGACGGTCGACGCGCTGATGAAACTCGACCTCGCCGCCGGCGTCGACGTCGAGATCAAGCTCGGCGCATAAAGCCCAGCTCAAAAACAGCAATAATGAGGCGTCCTTCGGGACGCCTTTTTTGTTTTGCCTCTTTCCCAATCCATGCAAACGACAGGTGGGAGGGCGGGATTATGACACTCGAGAGTATCTACTACATCGGTCAGACGGTCGCCGTTGTCGCAATCCTGATTTCGCTTGTCGCAATTTACTGGCAGCAACGTCAGGCCAACATCATCGCACGGACTGAGAATGCTGAGCTGCTCGGCGGACTTTACGCCGAAACCTTAAAGGCCGTAATGGAGACTGAGGACCTTGCCACGATCTTCCGAAAGGTGATGTTTGAGGAAGAGGATCTCACGCCCGTCGAACAGACACGCATCCTGATATATTTCAACATCATGCTGAGCGGGCACAGGAGCGTATGGGGCGCGTCACAGAACGGTTTGCTCGCCGATATGAACATGAAGGACGGGGATGCCAACACAGCGTGGTATCTGACCCGACCGCTGTTCCGATCCGAATGGAAACGGCTCAGAGCGAACGGTCAGTTCGGGGGTGGTTTCGGCGACCATGTTGACGGTCTCATGCCTGCGATTGCCACACCTGACCGTGGGGCAGATGAGTCGGGGACCGACGCATGACCCTCGAAATCGTTTATTACGTCTCTCAGATCCTGGCCGTCGTGGGCGTGATCGGCTCGCTGCTTTTCGTTGGCCTGCAAATGCGCCAGGCCAACATGCTCGCCCGCAATGAAGTTTCGGACCGGATCAGCAACGCCTTTTCCGACAAGGTCGAGATGATCCTGTCCGACCCTGAACTGAGTCATATTTTTGCGCACGCCATGAACGGGCAGTCCGATTTTTCAGTTGAGGAATTCACTAGACTCTCATTGTTCGGGCCCATCCTCGTGAACCTTGTCCGGAGCGCCATGTCAGCCAAGGCGCAGCGACTTTTCGAACCGGTCGCAGAAGAAACGGCATTCCAAACCATATGCTGGTTTCTCAGCAAACCCGCCTTCAGCAAAGTCTGGAGACTGCAGGAAAGACTGGGCGCCCATAACCCTGCGATATTCGAATTCATCCGTCCCGAATTCGACAAACGCTATCCTGAACTGGCCGGGACACTTCGTTTAGAACCCCTCCTCGAACAAGACGAGGAGACCGAGGTCTCCGACGCATGACCCTTGAGAGCATCTATTACATCGGGCAGACGGTCGCCGTTATCGCGATCCTGGGCTCGCTCATCGCGCTCATCTTCCAGACGCGCCACACGCATCAGCAAAATCAGCGCGCGATCCGGCAAAGCGAGCAAGCCAATGATCTGGCGCGGGCGGAGCTGACGACGCGTACGATCGATGTCGCCGTCCAGATACAAAATGATATTTTTGGAACCGAAGAGAATGCGTCGCTGATATATCGGGGGATGATGGGCAAAGAGCCTTTGTCTCGGGAAGAGAGCTTTCGGTTCTACCTTCAGATGACCAATCTTTTGACAGCGTCAGAATATGCTGTCCGTCTTCATCAGGAAGGCCTTACCTACGATGATATGGTTGAACGCTCCCGACTGAACTGTGTCGGCTTTTTTCGTTTCCGAGGAACACGACAATGGTGGGCCATCGCCCGTGAGCAGGTCTACATCGATCCCTTCCGCAGTTGGATCGATGAGATCGTTGCCGAAATAGAGGCTGAAGAGGCTCGAGACATTCAGGGCACTTCATGACCCTCGAGACGCTCTACTATTCCAGCCAAATCATCGCGGTGGTGGCGATCCTCGCCTCGCTGATCGCGATCTATTTTCAGCAGCGTCAGAACCATGCCCTTGCGCGGGCTGAACACGAGAGAGAGGCTTTGCTCCGGTGGGAGACGGTCTATGATGTTATCACCCGCGACCCCGAGGCGTTGAAAAGTGTCAGGATCTGTTTGCAGGATTATGAGGATGCCACGTCTCAGCAACAGGCTTGGTTTGGTTATTTCATGCACATTTTCATCAATATCACTGAAAATGTCGTCTTCATGCAGAAAGACAAGCTTGCCCATGATGAATCACTCGATGATGCCAAGGCCTTAATACGCCCTCTTCTGGCTGCGCCTGGCGGTCGACAATATTGGGACCGGGCCAGGCTATCATACGGAGTCAATGTCCGAAGGGTTCTCGATGATGCGTTGCGAGAACCCTATGACGGACCCCAGATTTGGGAATTATATCCATTCTATGCGCCGGATAAGGAGGAAGCTTCTGACGGTGAGGCGGTAAAATTTCCGCAAGAAGGCGTGGACGAATGACCCTTGAACCGCGCTAGAGTACCCCGCTTCGATCTTCGCCGCCTTTAGAGCGCATAGCCCCCGCAACCGTCTCGTCGAACCGGATGGTTTTGAAGCCGCGACAGACAGAAAGCAGAGGCGCGCAAAGCGCTTTTTTTTCAGCCCGATGGCGAAGCGCTCCCATTGGGGGCGTTTTTTTGTTGGTATGACTAAGAGATAGAGACGCGGGCGACGGCTCCCTTTATTCGACCCTGTAATATCCCATCTGCGGATCGGCGACCAAGAGCGATTTGATCATGGCCCAGTCGCCACTGTCATTGATGCGGTCAAAATGCTCAAGATGCAGCGCCTTGGACTCCCAGATCTCCGTCAGCAGAAACACGTTCGGGTCGTCGATATTCCGCATCACGGTGGCAGAGACGAAGCCGGGTTCGGATGCCATCGCGTCTGATACGCCGTTCATGATCGCGCTGAGTTCGGCCAGGCCGTCATCATTCGCGTCAAACCGGATGACGAGGGTCACGGCGTCATCCGATGTGGTGTCGGCTGCGACGGCGGCGCCGTCCGCGGCGGCACACCCGGCCAAAGCGAAAGCGAGGAGGCAAAGGCCCGCCAGAAGAGGTCGAATTGTCACTTTTTTTAGGTCCTTTCAGTCGCGGCTGACGAACCAGCCAGAGAGCGGTCGACATTTCCCCAGTTTCGCTATCTGTCAACGACACGGACGATGTAATCTTGAAGATAATTCAAGTTGCGCCCAAGAGCGGCGTTCCGTCTTATCGTAAACGCCAATGAGTCCAATGGTGAGATCAGTATGCGCTCCCATCGTGATCAGTCGTGTGCTGGGCGACGATATGATCCAGCACGGGATCACGGACCTCGAGATGATCGGCAAAGGTTTCGCCGATCTCTACATCCGGCGACAGTGATCCGACTGCGACCTCATCGAAGGCCCGATTCCGGGTGAAGCAGTAACGCTCGACGGAACAGTCGCCGCCCCAATCGTGGTAACCGGTCGCATAGAAGATCCGCCATCCCGAATGGGGCAGGCGGAACTCCATCCCGCGCTCGGCCCAGAACTGCTCCCGGTCTCCCATCGGCGTGCCGATAATGACGACCTTCCGGTCGCTATAATGCCGGATCATGGCGATCGTGACGATGGCAGCAGAGAAGGTATCGGACCCGGTGACAAGGTAGAGAGTCCCGGTTTCTTTCACAGTTTCATGTGCGCGCCGCGCGAAGTCCACGGCCCGGCCATAATCCCCGCCACTATTGCGACGAAAATCGATGACCAGATAGTCGAGCGAACCCGGCTCGATCGCGTCGAGGGTTTGCGCGTAGAAGCGCGGCAGGGGCATATCCCGCGTGCCGAACCCTGTCGGCGTGCGGATATAGTGGCCGCGCGCGGGCAGAGCCCCTTCGACTGCACCGCGCCCTGCGGCGAGAGAGATCGGGCGCGCCTGATCTTGCGGAACCGGAAGACGGGTCCAGTTATCCGTCGAGGCTTCATGCGCCGTGCGCTCTGCCATCATGAGATGATCGGTTGCCGTGCCGTCTGGGGTGGCGAGGCTGAGGATCAGACGGTCGGTCTGATCGGCGATGCCGGCTTCAAACAGAATGGCGGGCGCGATCATCAGAGACGGGGCGGCGTTCTTCCGCCAGACGTCGTTCCCCCCGCGATAAGGACGCAGCGCGTCGGTAACGGCGTCGACGGTATGACCATCAATATGAGTGACACGCTGGCCGATCAGGTTCCTGGCCGCCCCGGCGGCCTCGACGATGAACAGGCCATCCGCGAACCAGGCCAATCGAACGTCGACCATCGGAAATTTGTTATAAAGCGGGTCGATGTCGATATTCGTGTGGCCATTGTCAGCCAGAGCGACGGCCTTGCTGACAGCGAGATAGAAGGCGGCATGGCTCATCTGTCCTGCGCGGTGTCTCATATCCTCCAGATGACGGGTGAAGGCCTCGCGCTCGGCCGTGTCAAAGCTGCGGTCATAGCGGGTCAGGCGCGAGAGATAATCAATGTCCTGAGCGCGGGATTGCGCGAGGCTTGCCGGAGTGTCGTAAGATCCCGCGAGAATGATCGGATTATAGGTCGCAACCATGTGAATGTTTCGCCAGTTTGCCGCCGTTCCGACGAGGCTGAGCAAAAGGGCCAGTTTGGCAATGCGCCCGGCCCATAGCCGTTTCTTTGATTTGGGGTGTGGGGTGTGTCGCGCTGGCGCTGTCAATGGGGGTGTGGACATGACGATCTTTCCAAGATGTGTTTCGATGTCCTGTCTTGTCGTCGTCCCGCGTCAGCTCGCGAGCCGGTTTTCACCAACGGCCCCGTTTTTTACTTGAACGGCACTCCTGACCATTCATGATGCACGAATGGAGACGCCTCAGAACGACATGGTCCTGTCTCGCATCACGCGGGATCTCGGCATTTGCGTCCTGCTGGCCGCCATTTTTGCGTTTTTGGGGGTCTATGACTCCG
This genomic window from Algimonas porphyrae contains:
- a CDS encoding putative quinol monooxygenase, with product MTIRPLLAGLCLLAFALAGCAAADGAAVAADTTSDDAVTLVIRFDANDDGLAELSAIMNGVSDAMASEPGFVSATVMRNIDDPNVFLLTEIWESKALHLEHFDRINDSGDWAMIKSLLVADPQMGYYRVE